One part of the Prosthecobacter vanneervenii genome encodes these proteins:
- a CDS encoding C39 family peptidase, with amino-acid sequence MSQKTGDPAPKEETSNTMGRSNIKPVTSLNWKNPKYRVRFYVSEPFAYLTISPVYPQDGAPSPQPPAEPKAQPALSANLDALLNFSALWQWSAADLEKNYELKLADQDTQQKPPQFEWVSSTKDRARFSRHMFTNAEINLTMFAGSVKLEEAVLEFVNGRMARATISFYNRGDSGDIDVQDFDRIFKTIGQNLSQVMKVSPKRQVLSSNAALPVTGWMWSSPGGIALLEHNEYNTPGRVTKPEFLRLKLAAPDQANWSMGKMGTGVQRMELLQRIKKTPEGDVYISGVPMVDQGQKGYCVAASCQRLFEYMRIPCDQHEMAKLVNIDAESGASIMVMQKSLAKIDGAFNVTFKPLINPEQYYAANRKRRVSEKEFVSIIKEYVEKGVPLLWGLSLGEKPEDPPLPNGGQVSGGHMRMVIGYNLAKNQVLFTDSWGAGHELKRMAMLDAYDVTMGLYSMAPRGF; translated from the coding sequence ATGTCCCAGAAAACGGGTGACCCAGCACCCAAGGAGGAAACATCCAATACGATGGGGCGTTCGAACATCAAGCCAGTCACTTCTCTGAACTGGAAGAATCCGAAATACCGGGTGCGCTTTTACGTCAGCGAGCCCTTCGCCTATTTGACCATATCCCCCGTCTACCCCCAAGATGGTGCGCCTTCTCCCCAGCCGCCTGCCGAACCGAAAGCCCAGCCTGCCTTATCTGCCAATCTCGACGCCCTGCTAAATTTCTCCGCTCTCTGGCAATGGTCCGCCGCTGATCTGGAAAAGAACTACGAATTGAAACTCGCAGACCAGGACACGCAGCAGAAGCCGCCACAGTTTGAGTGGGTCAGCAGCACCAAGGACCGCGCGCGTTTCTCACGCCACATGTTCACCAATGCGGAAATCAATCTCACGATGTTCGCGGGTTCGGTCAAACTGGAGGAGGCTGTGCTTGAGTTTGTGAACGGCAGGATGGCGCGCGCCACCATCTCCTTCTACAATCGCGGTGATTCCGGAGACATCGACGTGCAGGATTTTGACCGCATCTTCAAGACGATTGGCCAAAATCTCAGCCAGGTGATGAAGGTGTCTCCCAAGCGTCAGGTGCTGTCGTCCAATGCGGCGCTGCCTGTGACGGGATGGATGTGGTCCTCCCCAGGCGGCATCGCGCTGCTGGAGCACAACGAGTACAACACGCCCGGCAGGGTCACGAAGCCGGAGTTTCTGCGGCTCAAGCTCGCCGCACCGGACCAGGCCAACTGGAGCATGGGCAAGATGGGCACCGGGGTCCAGCGCATGGAGCTGCTGCAGCGGATCAAAAAGACGCCGGAAGGAGACGTCTATATCTCAGGCGTGCCCATGGTGGACCAGGGCCAGAAAGGCTACTGCGTGGCAGCCAGCTGCCAGCGCCTGTTCGAGTACATGCGCATTCCCTGTGATCAGCATGAAATGGCCAAGCTCGTGAACATCGATGCTGAAAGCGGGGCAAGCATCATGGTCATGCAAAAGAGCCTGGCCAAGATCGACGGAGCTTTCAACGTCACCTTCAAGCCGTTGATCAACCCCGAACAGTATTACGCGGCCAACCGCAAACGGCGGGTTTCCGAGAAGGAGTTCGTCTCCATCATCAAAGAGTATGTCGAAAAGGGCGTGCCTCTGCTCTGGGGGCTGTCTTTGGGAGAGAAGCCCGAAGATCCGCCCCTGCCTAATGGGGGGCAGGTCAGCGGCGGCCACATGCGCATGGTCATCGGTTACAATCTGGCCAAGAACCAGGTGCTCTTCACCGACTCCTG
- the nuoL gene encoding NADH-quinone oxidoreductase subunit L gives MHASIILLLPFLSALLILLGHRQLKGAAVLISVGSSIISFIACLALLAADDDNKLLLPFIDVGHIHANIDVLIDKQSRGMMFIVSFIGMLVHIFSLGYMKDDEARPRFFGSLSLFMFSMTGIVLAGNLLMMFIFWELVGLSSYLLIGHWYQKASAAEACKKAFLTNRIGDFGFMIGILLLFGANHGSVNLGDLESAFKPGNELAAASPGFVAAAALCIFLGAVGKSAQFPLHVWLPDAMEGPTPVSALIHAATMVAAGVYMLVRVSFLIEASPLAAEIIAGIGCGTALLAALMATQQNDIKRVLAYSTLSQLGYMVMAVGAVAMHVQHGHEVHGPNPGHPAMFHLYTHAFFKAMLFLGSGAVIYACHHEQDIWKMGGLRKHMPITFWTFAIGTAALMGLPYITSGFYSKEGILGAAYDSGCSILFHSAWLTALLTSFYMSRLVIVAFFGKPRTDSAHHATEVPVIMLLPLILLAVFSILSAWDGFATPLQALKPAHEPPHTTVLVASLLAFLVGTLGAIFLYRGKEKDPLSIKLFANKFYFDEIYAVIVRIFQDRLAWIVTALERVFVDGLVARLPAAIVARIGAATRMLQGGHMQAYTFLLGGGVIGVVYLVVFVLPRLGH, from the coding sequence ATGCACGCCAGCATCATCCTACTGCTGCCCTTCTTATCGGCGCTGCTCATCCTCTTGGGGCATCGTCAGCTCAAGGGGGCGGCCGTGCTCATCTCCGTCGGTTCTTCGATCATCTCGTTCATCGCCTGCCTCGCTCTTCTGGCGGCTGACGACGACAACAAGCTGCTGCTGCCCTTCATCGATGTGGGACATATCCATGCCAACATTGATGTGCTGATCGACAAGCAGAGCCGGGGCATGATGTTCATCGTCAGCTTCATCGGCATGCTGGTGCACATCTTCTCGCTGGGGTACATGAAGGATGACGAGGCCCGCCCGCGCTTCTTCGGCTCCCTCTCCCTCTTCATGTTCTCCATGACCGGCATCGTGCTGGCGGGAAACCTCCTGATGATGTTCATCTTCTGGGAGCTGGTGGGCCTGAGCTCCTACCTGCTCATCGGCCACTGGTATCAGAAAGCCAGCGCCGCTGAAGCCTGCAAGAAGGCCTTCCTTACAAATCGTATCGGCGACTTCGGCTTCATGATCGGCATTCTGTTGCTGTTCGGAGCCAACCACGGCAGCGTGAACCTGGGAGATCTGGAATCCGCCTTCAAGCCGGGCAATGAACTGGCTGCAGCATCACCCGGTTTCGTCGCCGCTGCCGCTCTCTGCATTTTCCTTGGTGCTGTGGGCAAGTCCGCCCAGTTCCCCCTGCACGTCTGGCTGCCGGACGCCATGGAGGGCCCCACACCCGTTTCCGCTCTCATCCACGCCGCCACGATGGTCGCCGCTGGTGTTTACATGCTGGTGCGTGTCAGCTTCCTCATCGAGGCTTCACCGCTGGCCGCTGAAATTATTGCAGGCATCGGCTGCGGTACCGCATTGCTTGCGGCTCTGATGGCCACTCAGCAGAACGACATCAAGCGTGTGCTGGCCTACTCCACTCTTTCCCAGCTCGGCTATATGGTGATGGCCGTGGGTGCTGTGGCCATGCATGTTCAGCATGGTCATGAAGTGCATGGCCCGAATCCAGGCCACCCGGCCATGTTCCATCTCTACACGCATGCCTTTTTCAAAGCGATGCTCTTCCTGGGCTCCGGCGCGGTGATCTACGCCTGCCATCATGAGCAGGACATCTGGAAGATGGGCGGTTTGCGCAAGCACATGCCTATCACTTTTTGGACATTTGCCATCGGCACGGCAGCCCTCATGGGTCTGCCATACATCACCAGCGGTTTCTACAGCAAGGAAGGCATTCTCGGCGCGGCCTATGACAGTGGTTGCAGCATCCTGTTCCACAGCGCCTGGCTGACGGCGTTGCTCACCTCCTTCTACATGTCGCGCCTTGTCATCGTCGCCTTTTTTGGCAAGCCCCGCACGGACTCCGCCCACCATGCCACCGAGGTGCCTGTCATCATGTTGCTTCCTCTCATTCTGCTGGCGGTCTTTTCCATTCTCTCCGCCTGGGATGGCTTCGCCACGCCGCTGCAGGCTCTGAAACCAGCGCATGAGCCCCCCCACACCACGGTTCTGGTGGCCTCCCTGCTGGCATTCCTTGTGGGCACTCTCGGTGCCATCTTCCTTTACCGCGGCAAGGAGAAGGATCCGCTCAGCATCAAGCTCTTTGCCAACAAGTTCTACTTTGACGAGATCTACGCCGTCATTGTCCGCATCTTCCAGGATCGTCTGGCTTGGATCGTCACCGCTCTGGAGCGTGTGTTTGTGGACGGCCTGGTCGCCCGTCTGCCCGCAGCCATAGTCGCCCGTATTGGTGCCGCCACCCGCATGCTTCAGGGTGGCCACATGCAGGCCTATACCTTCCTGCTGGGCGGAGGTGTTATTGGAGTGGTTTATCTGGTCGTATTTGTGCTGCCCCGTCTGGGCCATTGA
- a CDS encoding NADH-quinone oxidoreductase subunit N, translating to MSVFTIEAGLAILGLALLLVEAFKPDISRRTLGLTAIAGTVLALVLFIFAPHDTASLPGFIQPWHQLDGLAIFYKGFALVITILVLWLTLECAPYLTRFTLDGKLGEMFSLPLLVCAGMMWMASARDLVTVFVSLELVTVSFYVLVAFARKSAFSLEAGVKYLILGALSTGVLVYGIAWIYGATGTMSFDGIAKALANPATGKTAALFGAAVLLCGLGFKVAAAPFHMWVPDVYQGAPTPVTAFLSVGSKAAGFVVLTRALDAFMAPGSIIGSEIQALLLVVGALTALLGSLPAMFQTSVKRLLAYSSISHAGYLILALACRESARFDLSSGGVVAFYLATYLPMTVLGFLGLGIMRANGLGEDLKDFTGLAKRNPLLALLMTLSFASLAGLPLTAGFLGKLFVFLGLADHGCWGALSCAVIAAATGFYYYFKTVLAMYSTEGTDVPALTLSGATKAVAGALALVIVILGVYPKPLQGVLKAGHTAVVLK from the coding sequence ATGAGCGTTTTTACCATCGAAGCCGGCCTCGCCATTCTCGGACTCGCACTGCTGCTGGTCGAGGCCTTCAAGCCAGACATCTCCCGCCGCACCCTCGGTCTCACCGCCATTGCTGGCACCGTCCTCGCGCTGGTGTTGTTCATCTTTGCACCGCACGACACCGCCAGCCTGCCCGGCTTTATCCAGCCCTGGCACCAGCTCGACGGCCTCGCCATTTTCTACAAGGGCTTTGCCCTCGTCATCACCATCCTCGTCCTCTGGCTCACGCTGGAATGCGCGCCCTACCTCACGCGTTTCACGCTGGATGGCAAACTGGGCGAAATGTTCAGCCTGCCGCTCCTCGTCTGCGCTGGCATGATGTGGATGGCCTCCGCCCGTGATCTGGTCACGGTGTTCGTCTCTCTTGAGCTCGTTACCGTCTCCTTCTATGTGCTGGTCGCCTTTGCACGCAAAAGCGCCTTCAGCCTTGAGGCGGGTGTCAAATACCTGATCCTGGGTGCTCTTTCCACCGGCGTGCTCGTCTATGGCATCGCCTGGATCTACGGTGCCACCGGTACGATGAGCTTTGACGGCATCGCCAAGGCGCTGGCCAATCCTGCCACCGGCAAGACCGCCGCACTCTTTGGTGCGGCTGTACTGCTCTGCGGCCTGGGTTTCAAAGTTGCGGCAGCTCCCTTCCACATGTGGGTGCCAGACGTCTATCAGGGCGCACCTACCCCCGTGACCGCCTTCCTTTCCGTCGGTTCCAAAGCCGCAGGCTTCGTGGTCCTTACCCGCGCTCTCGATGCTTTCATGGCCCCCGGCTCCATCATTGGCAGTGAGATTCAGGCCCTGCTTCTTGTCGTGGGTGCCCTCACTGCGCTGCTCGGCAGCCTGCCCGCCATGTTCCAGACCAGCGTCAAGCGCCTGCTGGCCTACTCCAGCATCAGCCACGCTGGTTATCTCATCCTCGCCCTCGCCTGCCGCGAGAGCGCCCGCTTTGATCTTTCTTCTGGCGGTGTGGTGGCCTTCTACCTGGCCACGTATCTGCCCATGACTGTCCTCGGCTTCCTGGGTCTTGGAATCATGCGCGCCAACGGCCTTGGCGAAGACCTCAAGGACTTCACCGGCCTTGCCAAACGCAATCCGCTGCTGGCCCTGCTGATGACCCTCTCCTTTGCCTCTCTGGCCGGTCTGCCGCTGACCGCTGGCTTCCTCGGCAAGCTCTTCGTCTTCCTCGGTCTGGCTGATCATGGCTGTTGGGGCGCGCTCAGCTGCGCCGTCATCGCCGCTGCCACGGGCTTCTACTACTACTTCAAGACCGTGCTTGCGATGTACAGCACCGAAGGCACCGACGTGCCTGCTCTCACTCTCTCCGGAGCCACTAAGGCTGTCGCGGGTGCACTCGCTCTCGTCATCGTGATCCTCGGCGTGTATCCCAAGCCGCTGCAGGGCGTGCTGAAAGCCGGCCACACTGCTGTGGTGCTGAAGTGA
- a CDS encoding complex I subunit 4 family protein: MSVLEIIIALPLLAALAVWLGAPARAASLGATIVNLILVLYAVVQYGGKTGLAFTCSHPILENPALSFAVGADGTSLILALLTALVMLAAIWQIEDRPNIFYISSLLIGGGALGAFLTTDVFFIYAFHELALIPTFLMIALHGRAEPAQRKAVAWKATIYLGAGSLVLLAGLAWLVLEFSGGSKLTFDLEALRNQAKLTPLPDAKQAQIFFLLLLGFGSLVSLFPFHSWAAPAYATAPTPVAMLHSGVLKKFGLYGLIRIALPLLPQGAHVEWVQTALIWMLLGNILVMGLVTIHASRLDDTLANSSVMHMGYIFLGIASGSDLALKGAVILMFAHGVSIALLFGLCGRMRNQLGTLEYNKLGGLATHAPAFTVLFAFGAFASIGLPGLTNFAGEVMIFLGNFTDFKIGALSSLQWAVIFALWGVVMSAVYMLRAYRSIFHGSPATGLFMIDPALSQRVPFILLATTLLITGCCPSLLLNLMKSAL; the protein is encoded by the coding sequence ATGAGCGTTCTTGAAATAATCATCGCACTACCGCTCCTCGCCGCATTGGCGGTCTGGCTCGGTGCGCCTGCGCGCGCCGCATCTCTCGGTGCCACCATCGTCAATCTGATCCTCGTCCTTTATGCCGTGGTCCAGTATGGCGGCAAAACCGGTCTGGCCTTCACTTGCTCTCACCCGATTCTTGAGAATCCAGCGCTGAGCTTTGCAGTGGGCGCAGATGGCACTTCGCTCATTCTGGCGTTGCTCACCGCCTTGGTGATGCTGGCCGCCATCTGGCAGATCGAGGACCGCCCCAATATCTTCTACATCTCTTCGCTGCTCATCGGCGGCGGTGCACTTGGGGCCTTCCTCACCACGGATGTCTTCTTCATCTACGCCTTCCACGAGCTGGCGCTGATCCCCACCTTCCTCATGATCGCCCTGCATGGCCGTGCCGAACCTGCCCAGCGCAAGGCGGTTGCCTGGAAAGCCACGATCTATCTCGGTGCCGGCAGCCTTGTTCTTCTCGCCGGCCTTGCCTGGCTGGTGCTCGAATTCAGCGGCGGTTCCAAACTGACCTTTGACCTCGAAGCTCTGCGCAACCAGGCCAAGCTCACCCCGCTGCCGGATGCCAAGCAGGCGCAGATCTTCTTCCTGCTGCTGCTCGGTTTTGGCTCCCTCGTCAGCCTGTTTCCTTTCCATAGCTGGGCTGCCCCGGCCTACGCCACGGCCCCTACTCCAGTGGCCATGCTGCACTCCGGTGTGCTCAAGAAGTTCGGCCTCTATGGCCTCATCCGCATCGCGCTGCCGCTGCTGCCACAGGGCGCTCATGTGGAGTGGGTGCAGACCGCGCTGATTTGGATGCTCCTGGGCAATATCCTCGTGATGGGTCTCGTCACCATTCACGCCAGCCGCCTTGATGACACCCTGGCAAACTCCAGCGTCATGCACATGGGCTACATCTTCCTCGGTATCGCCTCAGGCAGTGATCTGGCGCTGAAAGGTGCGGTCATCCTCATGTTTGCGCACGGTGTCTCCATCGCGCTGCTCTTCGGTCTTTGCGGCCGCATGCGCAACCAGCTCGGCACGCTGGAGTACAACAAGCTCGGCGGCCTTGCCACTCACGCGCCTGCTTTCACCGTATTGTTCGCGTTCGGAGCCTTTGCCTCCATCGGCCTGCCTGGCCTGACCAACTTCGCAGGGGAGGTGATGATCTTCCTCGGCAACTTCACCGACTTCAAAATCGGTGCCCTGAGTTCCCTGCAGTGGGCCGTCATTTTTGCGCTCTGGGGCGTGGTGATGTCCGCCGTTTACATGCTGCGCGCCTACCGCAGCATCTTCCATGGCAGCCCCGCCACCGGCCTGTTTATGATCGACCCCGCGCTCTCCCAGCGTGTGCCGTTCATCCTGCTTGCAACCACGCTGCTTATCACCGGCTGCTGCCCCTCGCTGCTGCTCAACCTCATGAAATCCGCGCTGTAG
- a CDS encoding S16 family serine protease has translation MKKSLRGFFGVWLGVFALVNTVGAQTRSPVVTEINFDAVFEWKKPCTLNSEELEARLAKLAPTPGKKWYALDQSKMFSQPSHLFNASYRHSNNLKYLVFGSKEFEPEAVRVMWADGQIDHVAVRYTAQAGDTEASPELLAGIGDALGAHSFTRSGGSYLWSGEHYSASASFTRQQNDTIFVVSVRPINPRAAPAGTMPPASPEKPVPSQTVSASTPELKINLDDLLDWKNPLSFSREEFEKKLSTLEKVGASKPYFLDGGTAESSHVFSPESIRAYKLSFTMLKGTRSPSAMRIEWKDSRASLINVIFSRQENEWDVDSGLLAQLDEAFEVSHQVLSTDPKIRTYSWRGADFTASISAHPTQPRYFLSMRKTQPVALRSPVGIPDTPVVPAPKMEPAKPLSVAAEPKIPVVSFESKPTDYFKLRLTQVNGLLISQLSSGEKSGQVTTMTLTVLPKKEGGKESFLDFNQDVGASMRRALNQVRNFSLQRHKSWPDGYSLEIGFDDKYIDKDGPSAAVACALLLESAVTGRKWDPEFAVTGDLTSEGNVRPIGGVRAKIRGATKGSCKIVAVPAKNERAVADLILLDGPAPLLGITVFGIKTFDDAVALATPERSTGLKLALADFEAMRAVLLRNPGQITPLLRSPHAIARLEALLLVAPDCYSAKYLLLHAQGRSARVLSLGGSIEAAQSSAQAIVNSIENDVATTLSSLKPDEVGTSLNRLRQLRPILDQRVWPYVDGVTDYGEVIRSTILNPVRSGARYSDLVDKARTAARAAAAAYNTLMNKEETQEELGL, from the coding sequence ATGAAGAAATCACTGCGTGGCTTTTTCGGGGTCTGGCTTGGAGTGTTCGCCCTGGTGAACACTGTTGGTGCTCAGACGAGATCTCCTGTCGTAACGGAGATCAATTTCGATGCCGTGTTTGAATGGAAGAAGCCCTGCACGCTGAATTCGGAGGAGCTCGAGGCCAGGCTCGCCAAACTCGCTCCGACGCCAGGCAAAAAGTGGTACGCATTGGACCAGTCTAAGATGTTCTCGCAGCCCTCCCACTTGTTCAATGCCAGCTATCGCCACAGCAACAACCTCAAATACCTCGTCTTTGGCAGCAAGGAGTTTGAGCCTGAAGCCGTCCGTGTGATGTGGGCCGATGGGCAGATCGACCATGTCGCTGTCAGATACACTGCCCAGGCTGGCGACACCGAGGCTTCACCAGAGTTGCTGGCTGGCATTGGTGACGCCTTGGGTGCACACTCTTTCACACGCTCAGGCGGCAGTTACCTGTGGAGCGGCGAGCACTACAGCGCCAGCGCATCCTTCACACGCCAGCAGAATGACACCATTTTCGTTGTGTCTGTGCGTCCCATCAATCCCAGGGCTGCCCCCGCAGGAACGATGCCGCCCGCTTCTCCTGAAAAGCCGGTGCCGTCGCAGACAGTCTCTGCTTCCACGCCGGAACTCAAAATCAATCTGGACGATCTTCTGGATTGGAAAAATCCCCTCTCCTTTTCTCGCGAAGAGTTTGAGAAAAAGCTCTCCACCTTGGAAAAAGTCGGTGCCAGCAAGCCCTACTTTCTGGACGGGGGCACTGCGGAGTCATCGCACGTGTTCAGTCCAGAATCCATCAGGGCCTACAAGCTGAGCTTCACCATGCTCAAAGGCACGCGCTCGCCCAGTGCCATGCGCATCGAATGGAAAGACAGCCGCGCCAGCCTCATCAATGTCATCTTCTCACGTCAGGAGAATGAGTGGGACGTGGACTCTGGATTGCTAGCCCAGCTGGATGAGGCGTTTGAGGTGAGTCACCAGGTCCTGTCCACGGATCCAAAGATACGCACGTATTCATGGCGGGGGGCTGATTTTACAGCCAGCATCTCCGCGCATCCGACACAGCCGAGGTATTTCCTCAGCATGCGCAAAACTCAGCCGGTTGCCCTGCGCAGCCCGGTCGGCATTCCCGATACCCCCGTGGTTCCTGCGCCCAAGATGGAGCCCGCCAAACCGTTGTCTGTAGCCGCTGAACCCAAGATCCCGGTCGTTTCTTTTGAATCCAAGCCCACAGATTACTTCAAGCTCCGCCTTACCCAGGTAAACGGACTGCTCATCTCCCAGCTTTCCTCGGGTGAAAAATCCGGCCAGGTCACTACAATGACCCTGACCGTGCTGCCGAAAAAAGAGGGCGGCAAAGAAAGCTTCCTGGATTTCAACCAGGACGTCGGCGCAAGCATGAGACGCGCCCTTAACCAGGTCCGCAACTTCTCTCTGCAGCGCCACAAGAGCTGGCCTGATGGCTACTCGCTCGAAATCGGGTTTGATGATAAATACATCGACAAAGACGGGCCCTCCGCTGCCGTGGCCTGTGCATTGCTCCTAGAGTCTGCCGTGACCGGCAGGAAATGGGATCCCGAATTCGCAGTCACAGGAGATCTGACTTCAGAGGGCAACGTTCGGCCCATCGGCGGAGTGCGGGCCAAGATCCGCGGCGCCACCAAGGGAAGCTGCAAGATCGTCGCCGTGCCCGCCAAAAACGAGCGCGCGGTGGCGGATCTGATCTTGCTCGACGGGCCGGCTCCGCTGCTGGGCATCACGGTGTTTGGAATCAAAACGTTTGATGATGCCGTTGCGCTCGCAACGCCTGAGCGCTCGACCGGTCTGAAGCTGGCGCTGGCAGATTTTGAAGCCATGCGCGCCGTCTTGCTGCGCAATCCCGGGCAGATCACGCCGCTGCTGCGTTCACCACATGCAATTGCGCGGTTGGAGGCGCTTTTGCTGGTGGCACCCGACTGTTACTCGGCCAAGTATCTTCTGTTACATGCACAGGGCAGATCCGCACGCGTCCTGTCTCTCGGCGGCTCCATTGAGGCGGCGCAGAGCAGCGCCCAGGCCATCGTGAACTCCATCGAAAATGACGTCGCCACCACCTTGTCGAGTCTGAAACCAGACGAAGTGGGCACCAGCCTCAACAGGCTGCGGCAGCTCCGCCCCATTCTCGACCAGCGGGTGTGGCCTTATGTGGACGGCGTGACCGATTACGGGGAAGTTATTCGCAGCACCATCCTCAATCCCGTGAGGTCAGGCGCCAGGTACAGTGACCTTGTGGACAAAGCCAGGACTGCGGCGCGTGCGGCCGCAGCCGCTTATAACACGCTGATGAACAAAGAGGAGACTCAAGAGGAGCTGGGACTGTAG